One window of the Natrinema sp. CBA1119 genome contains the following:
- a CDS encoding V-type ATP synthase subunit F, translating into MSQEIAVVGSPEFTTGFRLAGVRRFENVPDDEKDERLDDAAMTALEDEGVGIVIMHDEDLDYLSRNVRQDVETSVEPVVVTIGSGTGGGGLRDQIKRAIGIDLMDEDEDS; encoded by the coding sequence ATGAGCCAGGAAATCGCAGTCGTCGGCAGCCCGGAGTTCACGACCGGCTTTCGCCTCGCGGGCGTCCGCCGATTCGAGAACGTTCCGGACGACGAGAAGGATGAACGGTTAGACGACGCGGCGATGACTGCCCTCGAGGACGAGGGCGTCGGTATCGTCATCATGCACGACGAGGACCTCGACTATCTGTCGCGGAACGTTCGACAGGACGTCGAAACGAGCGTCGAGCCGGTCGTCGTCACCATCGGCAGCGGCACCGGTGGCGGCGGCCTGCGCGACCAGATCAAACGCGCGATCGGGATCGACCTGATGGACGAGGACGAAGACAGCTAA
- a CDS encoding V-type ATP synthase subunit C, whose protein sequence is MSAGASNPEYVNARVRSRRATLFADEDYRKLIRMGPSEIARFMEETEYEREINELGTRFSGVDLIEYALNRNLAKHFDDLLEWSNGRLYDLIARYLRKFDVWNIKVIIRGIYTDSDPEEIRTDLIRAGELDERTIDRLVEVDEIDDVIELLDGSIFGEPLASATEAFEETGALIPLENALDRAFYENLLADLGRPYEGPEANYVEFLEAEIDFRNARNALRLARSGADLDPASYYIEGGVLFSESELSRLVGDYDALVDHIAENGRYGDRLSDALSRLREADSLIQFEHALDAALLEYADTLSSIYPTSVSAVLSYILAKEREVENIRAIARGREVGLSEDEIEEELVIL, encoded by the coding sequence ATGAGCGCAGGTGCCTCAAATCCGGAATATGTGAACGCTCGCGTTCGGTCACGCCGAGCCACGCTGTTCGCGGACGAAGACTACCGCAAGCTGATCCGGATGGGGCCGAGCGAGATCGCGCGGTTCATGGAAGAAACGGAGTACGAGCGCGAAATCAACGAGCTCGGAACGCGGTTTTCGGGCGTCGACTTGATCGAGTACGCACTGAACCGCAACCTCGCGAAGCACTTCGACGATCTTCTGGAGTGGTCGAACGGACGACTCTACGACCTCATCGCCCGGTACCTCCGGAAGTTCGACGTCTGGAACATCAAGGTGATTATCCGCGGGATCTACACCGACAGCGATCCCGAGGAGATCCGGACGGACCTCATCCGCGCCGGCGAACTCGACGAGCGGACGATCGATCGGCTGGTCGAGGTCGACGAGATCGATGACGTGATCGAGCTACTCGACGGATCGATATTCGGCGAGCCGCTGGCGTCCGCCACCGAAGCGTTCGAGGAGACCGGTGCGCTCATTCCGCTCGAAAACGCGCTGGACCGAGCGTTCTACGAGAACCTGCTCGCAGACCTCGGCCGGCCCTACGAGGGGCCGGAGGCGAACTACGTCGAGTTTCTCGAGGCCGAAATCGACTTTCGAAACGCTCGGAACGCGTTGCGTCTCGCACGGAGCGGGGCCGACCTCGATCCGGCGAGCTACTACATCGAGGGCGGCGTCCTGTTCAGCGAGTCGGAGCTAAGCCGACTCGTCGGCGACTACGACGCGCTCGTCGATCACATCGCCGAAAACGGCCGCTACGGCGACCGGCTCTCGGACGCGCTCTCGCGGCTGCGAGAAGCTGATAGCCTTATCCAGTTCGAGCACGCACTAGACGCTGCGTTGCTCGAGTACGCGGACACGCTCTCGAGCATCTATCCGACCTCCGTGTCGGCCGTGCTGTCGTACATCCTCGCGAAGGAGCGCGAGGTGGAAAACATTCGCGCGATCGCACGGGGTCGCGAAGTCGGCCTTTCCGAGGACGAAATCGAAGAGGAGCTGGTGATTCTATGA
- a CDS encoding V-type ATP synthase subunit E, with protein MSLDTVVEDIREEAHARAEDIRSEGETRAEEIESTAQADADEIVADAEADVEREIEQLREQRLSSAKLEAKQKRLEARRDVLGEVRDAVESELAALEADTREELTRDLLDAASAEFDEGDDVNVYGRDEDAELIESIIDDYDGYEYAGEYDCLGGVVVESDQSRVRINNTFDSVLEDVWEDNLQEISNRLFEQ; from the coding sequence ATGAGTCTGGATACAGTCGTTGAGGACATTCGAGAAGAGGCTCACGCGCGTGCGGAGGACATCCGATCGGAGGGCGAAACGCGCGCCGAAGAGATCGAGTCGACCGCCCAAGCAGACGCAGACGAAATCGTCGCCGACGCCGAAGCCGACGTCGAACGCGAGATCGAGCAGTTGCGCGAACAGCGACTCTCCAGCGCGAAGCTGGAGGCGAAACAGAAGCGCCTGGAGGCACGCCGTGACGTCCTCGGCGAGGTCCGTGACGCGGTCGAATCGGAACTCGCCGCACTCGAGGCAGACACCCGCGAGGAACTCACCCGCGACCTGCTCGACGCAGCGAGCGCCGAGTTCGACGAGGGCGACGACGTCAACGTCTACGGTCGCGACGAGGACGCCGAACTGATCGAGTCGATCATCGACGACTACGACGGCTACGAGTACGCCGGCGAGTACGACTGTCTCGGCGGCGTCGTCGTCGAGAGCGACCAGTCCCGCGTCCGAATCAACAACACGTTCGACTCGGTGCTCGAGGACGTGTGGGAAGACAACCTCCAGGAGATCAGCAACCGACTCTTCGAACAATGA
- a CDS encoding V-type ATP synthase subunit I gives MLRPERMSKVSVTGSRGVMPTVIETVHELNLVHLSDYDGSWEGFDNGDPMAGAEQSSEKLVTVRALESTLELSADEAEPGTLETGWEQRLEEVRTRVNELDDRRGEINEELRQINEKIDRVAPFAELGIDLDLLSGYETVTVLVGEGPLDEVEAAVDASEDIRAFETFTGGDIVAVVAAPTADADEDPIDDALVGVDFTRYEVPDTERSPDDYVDELETRKRELESRIDEIDAEFDVIKGEEAAFLLRVEEELTVEVQQSEAPLQFATTEHAFVAEGWLPTDEYDRLVTTLNDAVGDSIEVEELVRADYNDEGYPTHTEDVDHGGPGGSDETTDEEEREAATREVAADGGTTATGSTGVVTMVDEPPVVQDNTGAAKPFEFLLRMIDRPKYSELDPTIFLLLTFPAFFGFMIGDLGYGILYTTIGFLLYSRFDSDVIRSLGAIGMWAGGFTMLFGILYGEIFGMHVLGDILFGGSPPMHKGLQPVYSKYSQTWLMLSVLLGLLHLTVGYILGFINDMSHGVAESYFEHGSWALLMLGFWAWIFSLHGVGSAPEYDGPKPSFLYTSLGNGSEAAYELGFTGLPAEVGLYIGIPVAVIGLVTMIYGEVRHYGVLGIIIGALESFSVLGDVLSYLRIAAVILAKAGMAFVVNMLFFGVYVVETESGAEWHFGTSHAPQHMLEQGTYHGHEVTEVMFNGLLHGGIGMAIIGVFILVLGHIVVLLLGVTSAGLQGIRLEYVEFFNKFYEGGGREFSPFGHERSSDDD, from the coding sequence ATGCTCAGACCTGAGCGGATGAGCAAGGTCTCGGTGACCGGGTCCAGGGGCGTCATGCCCACGGTTATCGAGACGGTTCACGAACTGAATCTCGTCCACCTCTCGGACTACGACGGCTCCTGGGAGGGGTTCGACAACGGCGACCCAATGGCGGGTGCCGAGCAGTCCTCCGAGAAGTTGGTGACCGTCCGCGCCCTTGAGAGCACCCTGGAACTATCGGCCGACGAGGCCGAACCGGGAACGCTCGAGACGGGCTGGGAACAGCGACTCGAGGAAGTCCGGACGCGAGTCAACGAACTCGACGATCGCCGCGGGGAGATCAACGAGGAACTCCGGCAGATCAACGAGAAGATCGACCGCGTCGCTCCGTTCGCGGAGCTCGGTATCGACCTCGACCTGCTGTCGGGGTACGAGACGGTCACCGTCCTCGTCGGCGAAGGCCCCCTCGACGAGGTCGAGGCGGCCGTCGACGCGTCCGAGGATATTCGGGCGTTCGAGACGTTCACCGGTGGCGATATCGTGGCTGTCGTGGCCGCACCCACCGCGGACGCCGACGAAGACCCGATCGACGATGCGCTGGTCGGTGTCGATTTCACCCGTTACGAGGTTCCCGACACCGAGCGGAGTCCGGACGACTACGTCGACGAACTCGAGACGCGCAAGCGTGAACTCGAGTCACGTATCGACGAGATCGACGCGGAGTTCGACGTGATCAAGGGTGAGGAAGCCGCATTCCTCCTTCGCGTCGAGGAGGAACTGACCGTCGAGGTCCAGCAATCCGAAGCGCCGCTGCAGTTCGCGACAACCGAACACGCGTTCGTCGCGGAGGGCTGGCTCCCGACGGACGAGTACGATCGACTCGTCACCACGCTGAACGACGCCGTCGGCGACAGCATCGAAGTCGAGGAACTCGTGCGAGCCGATTACAACGATGAAGGGTATCCGACGCACACGGAAGACGTCGACCACGGCGGACCCGGTGGCTCGGACGAGACGACTGACGAGGAGGAACGAGAGGCTGCGACTCGAGAGGTGGCCGCCGACGGTGGCACGACGGCGACCGGTAGCACCGGCGTCGTGACGATGGTGGACGAACCGCCCGTCGTGCAGGACAACACCGGTGCGGCGAAGCCATTCGAGTTCCTGCTCAGGATGATCGACCGACCGAAGTACAGCGAACTCGATCCGACGATATTCCTGCTGTTGACGTTCCCGGCGTTCTTCGGGTTCATGATTGGCGACCTCGGCTACGGGATCCTGTACACGACGATCGGGTTCTTGCTGTACAGTCGCTTCGACAGCGACGTGATTCGGAGCCTCGGTGCGATCGGGATGTGGGCCGGCGGCTTCACGATGCTGTTCGGTATCCTGTACGGGGAGATCTTCGGCATGCACGTCCTGGGAGATATCCTCTTTGGCGGCTCGCCGCCGATGCACAAGGGTCTCCAGCCGGTGTACTCGAAGTACAGCCAGACGTGGCTCATGCTGAGCGTCCTGCTCGGTCTGCTCCACCTCACCGTCGGCTACATCCTCGGCTTCATCAACGACATGAGCCACGGTGTCGCCGAATCCTACTTCGAACACGGTTCGTGGGCGCTGCTCATGCTCGGCTTCTGGGCCTGGATTTTCAGCCTTCACGGCGTCGGATCGGCGCCGGAGTACGACGGCCCGAAGCCGTCGTTCCTCTACACCTCGCTCGGTAACGGATCCGAGGCGGCGTACGAACTCGGCTTCACGGGCCTCCCAGCCGAGGTTGGTCTCTACATCGGCATTCCGGTCGCGGTGATCGGGCTGGTGACGATGATCTACGGCGAGGTCCGACACTACGGCGTGCTCGGGATCATCATCGGCGCGCTCGAGAGCTTCAGCGTCCTCGGTGACGTGCTCTCGTACCTGCGGATCGCGGCGGTCATTCTCGCGAAGGCAGGTATGGCGTTCGTCGTCAACATGCTGTTCTTCGGGGTGTACGTCGTCGAGACGGAGTCCGGTGCCGAGTGGCACTTCGGAACGAGCCACGCGCCCCAGCACATGCTCGAGCAGGGAACCTATCACGGCCACGAGGTAACGGAGGTCATGTTCAACGGCCTGCTCCACGGCGGGATCGGCATGGCCATCATCGGCGTGTTCATCCTCGTCCTCGGCCACATCGTCGTCCTCCTGCTCGGTGTCACGAGCGCCGGCCTGCAGGGGATCCGCCTCGAGTACGTCGAGTTCTTCAACAAGTTCTACGAGGGCGGCGGCCGAGAGTTCAGCCCCTTCGGCCACGAGCGTTCGTCCGACGACGACTGA
- the ahaH gene encoding ATP synthase archaeal subunit H: protein MPRPQVLERIKSAEAEADEIVAQAENDRDERIAEARERAEEIRTEAEQEAQELTERRLEDAREEIDAECERVLEEGEREREALAERARDRVDEVTDHVVELFQEDVHAQT, encoded by the coding sequence ATGCCGAGGCCACAGGTTCTCGAACGAATTAAGTCGGCGGAAGCGGAGGCCGACGAGATCGTCGCACAGGCAGAAAACGACCGCGACGAGCGAATAGCCGAGGCCCGGGAACGAGCCGAGGAGATTCGCACGGAAGCGGAACAGGAGGCCCAAGAGTTGACGGAGCGCCGCCTGGAGGACGCTCGCGAGGAGATCGATGCGGAGTGCGAGCGGGTCCTCGAAGAAGGCGAACGCGAGCGCGAGGCGCTGGCCGAGCGCGCCCGGGATCGGGTCGACGAAGTGACCGACCACGTCGTCGAACTGTTCCAGGAGGACGTCCATGCTCAGACCTGA
- a CDS encoding methyltransferase domain-containing protein: MGLLENKARARLFYKYLSRVYDRVNPFIWNAEMRSEALSLLELEDDMTVLDVGCGTGFATEGLLEHVDEVYALDQSEHQLAQAYEKFGTRAPPVHFHRGDAERLPFATDTFDVVWSSGSIEYWPNPILALREFRRVLKPGGQVLVVGPNYPDNVVSQLVADSIMLFYDEYEADRMFKTAGFEDVKHAFMGPSYDPDVAITTIGRAPE; encoded by the coding sequence ATGGGACTTCTCGAGAATAAGGCCCGCGCCCGACTGTTCTACAAGTACCTCTCGCGGGTCTACGATCGGGTGAACCCCTTCATCTGGAACGCGGAGATGCGTAGCGAGGCCCTCTCGCTGCTCGAACTCGAGGATGACATGACCGTCCTCGACGTCGGCTGCGGTACCGGCTTCGCGACCGAGGGGCTGCTCGAACACGTCGACGAGGTCTACGCGCTCGACCAGAGCGAACACCAACTCGCACAGGCGTACGAGAAGTTTGGCACCCGCGCGCCGCCGGTGCACTTCCACCGCGGCGACGCCGAGCGGTTGCCGTTCGCGACCGATACGTTCGACGTCGTCTGGTCCTCCGGCTCAATCGAGTACTGGCCGAACCCGATCCTCGCATTGCGGGAGTTCCGTCGTGTCCTCAAACCCGGCGGACAGGTGCTCGTCGTCGGACCGAACTATCCCGACAACGTCGTCAGTCAGCTGGTGGCCGACTCGATTATGCTCTTCTACGACGAGTACGAGGCCGATCGCATGTTCAAAACCGCCGGCTTCGAGGACGTGAAACATGCGTTCATGGGACCGTCGTACGATCCCGATGTCGCCATCACGACGATCGGTCGCGCACCGGAGTGA
- a CDS encoding type IV pilin: MSPVVAVLILVALTVCLAAVVAVGVGAWSLESPGPTANFELEADGNDSSIAIEHVAGDSIDVDALSVTIEIDGTELDAQPPIPFVGAKGFDGAPDGPFNAKSDSTWTSGERAGVSIANNSPTLAAGDSVTVTLTVDGRRVATLETTAT; the protein is encoded by the coding sequence ATTAGTCCGGTCGTCGCCGTCCTCATACTGGTCGCACTCACCGTCTGTCTCGCGGCCGTCGTCGCGGTCGGCGTCGGCGCGTGGTCGCTCGAGTCGCCCGGGCCGACAGCAAACTTCGAACTCGAGGCCGACGGAAACGACTCATCGATCGCGATCGAGCACGTGGCCGGCGATTCGATCGACGTCGATGCGCTGTCGGTAACGATCGAAATCGACGGCACGGAGTTGGACGCACAGCCGCCGATTCCGTTCGTCGGTGCGAAGGGATTCGACGGCGCGCCCGACGGCCCGTTCAACGCGAAAAGCGATTCGACGTGGACGTCGGGGGAACGGGCCGGCGTGTCGATCGCTAACAACAGCCCGACGCTCGCGGCGGGCGATTCGGTCACGGTTACGCTCACCGTCGATGGGCGACGGGTGGCTACCCTCGAGACGACGGCGACGTGA
- a CDS encoding radical SAM protein, with protein sequence MISKGCEQCAKGGKMVLFVYGYCDQRDCFYCPLGENRKNVTDVYANERLVESDEDVLTEANRMDALGTSITGGEPQEALDRTCHYLELLKDEFGEDHHTHLYTGITGGRENMRRLSEAGLDEIRFHPPYEQWGDLHGTEWEDILYIAREEGLTPAFEIPGIRAEPEFLELIDEGAAEFCNVNEFEMSDGNYRRMQEQGFELKEDHMSAVDGSREEILEAMGDHEKVYFCTSVFKDAAQHRRRLKRMARNVRREFDDVTDDGTLVYGKAYTDPERLEALGVPEEFYTVKTNHVEVAWWLLEEMIEEGDLEDGEIVEQYPTYDGQVVERTPLA encoded by the coding sequence ATGATCTCGAAGGGCTGTGAGCAGTGCGCGAAAGGTGGCAAGATGGTGCTGTTCGTCTACGGTTACTGCGACCAGCGCGACTGCTTTTACTGCCCGCTCGGCGAGAACCGCAAGAACGTCACCGACGTCTACGCCAACGAGCGACTCGTCGAGAGCGACGAGGACGTTCTCACCGAGGCGAATCGGATGGACGCGCTGGGCACGTCGATCACCGGCGGCGAGCCCCAGGAAGCCCTCGACCGGACCTGCCACTATCTCGAGCTACTCAAAGACGAGTTCGGCGAGGACCACCACACGCACCTCTACACCGGCATCACCGGCGGGCGCGAGAACATGCGCCGCCTCTCGGAAGCCGGTCTCGACGAGATTCGCTTCCACCCGCCGTACGAACAGTGGGGCGACCTCCACGGCACCGAATGGGAGGACATCCTCTACATCGCCCGCGAAGAGGGGCTGACGCCGGCCTTCGAAATTCCCGGCATCCGCGCCGAACCGGAGTTCCTCGAACTGATCGACGAGGGGGCCGCCGAGTTCTGTAACGTCAACGAGTTCGAGATGAGCGACGGCAACTACCGACGGATGCAAGAGCAAGGCTTCGAGCTCAAAGAGGATCACATGAGCGCCGTCGACGGCTCCCGCGAGGAGATCCTCGAGGCCATGGGCGACCACGAGAAGGTCTACTTCTGTACCTCCGTCTTCAAGGACGCGGCCCAGCACCGCCGCCGCCTCAAACGCATGGCCCGCAACGTCCGCCGCGAGTTCGACGATGTCACCGACGACGGAACGCTCGTCTACGGCAAGGCCTACACCGACCCCGAGCGCCTCGAGGCCCTCGGCGTCCCCGAGGAGTTCTATACCGTCAAAACGAACCACGTCGAGGTCGCCTGGTGGCTCTTAGAAGAGATGATCGAGGAGGGTGACCTCGAGGATGGTGAAATCGTCGAGCAGTATCCGACATACGATGGGCAGGTCGTCGAGCGGACGCCGCTGGCATAA
- a CDS encoding PAS domain S-box protein, whose translation MTGGIHVLCVDDDPDFRELTATVLERRNDDIDVQTARSGRDGLAVFDEGHAEPDREIDCIVSDYEMPDMDGLELLAAVRKRDRTMPFILFTGKGSETIASEAISAGVTDYLQKGTSDQYTVLANRIENAVEKRRADRARRESERELEQYRVLVETASDAMYVLDDAGRVTIANDAFCDLLDVDHDRVVGSHISTFISRDSFERGIKTVHQLHSGGGESDYFECVLETSTDGQRVYEANVSVITDDTGEFAGSTAVIRDVTSRKQRERELAQYERIIELAPTALFILDADGSIDWCNDEFADAFAEEKAALLGTPFPELVDRGYYDEQVMSKYAEEVRTLLSSTSDRDRAKYQIQFYSADDTVLVHDVHTKLLPLEDGEFAGTIHAIRDITRRRHYRRELERQNDRLEEFTSLVSHDLRNPLNVAQGHLELLDERTDGQHVDKMRWSLSRMEELVDGLLELARQGKTIGEQEWLPLASAAREAWSTVDTGDARLEIDTDIEIYGDEARIRTLLENLFRNAVEHSSTNPASQAQQNPVEHSSTSPDSQARQDTVEHRSTGDQLDSRADDTEEHETDGDHDGANPIVVTVGSLEAGDHAAGNETRPNGFYVEDTGPGLPADRESLFEFGYTTEADGTGLGLAIVDGIVTAHDWSITARDGSSGGARFEIDSVRTATADADGGLAIDGETETDGTP comes from the coding sequence ATGACTGGCGGGATCCACGTTCTCTGTGTCGACGACGACCCAGACTTCCGCGAGCTGACCGCCACCGTTCTCGAGCGTCGCAACGACGACATCGACGTGCAGACCGCGCGAAGCGGTCGCGACGGGCTGGCCGTCTTCGACGAGGGTCACGCGGAGCCCGATCGTGAGATCGACTGTATCGTCAGCGACTACGAGATGCCCGACATGGACGGCCTCGAGTTGCTCGCGGCGGTCCGAAAGCGCGATCGGACGATGCCGTTCATTCTGTTTACCGGAAAGGGGTCCGAAACGATCGCGAGCGAAGCGATCTCGGCGGGCGTCACCGACTACCTTCAGAAGGGGACCAGCGATCAGTACACCGTGCTGGCGAACCGAATCGAAAACGCCGTCGAGAAACGCCGCGCCGACCGGGCGCGACGCGAGAGCGAACGCGAGCTCGAGCAGTACCGCGTGCTCGTCGAGACGGCCTCCGACGCGATGTACGTCCTCGACGACGCGGGGCGCGTGACTATCGCGAACGACGCGTTTTGCGATCTCCTCGACGTCGACCACGACCGCGTCGTGGGCAGTCACATTTCGACGTTCATCAGCAGAGACTCATTCGAGCGCGGTATCAAGACGGTTCACCAACTGCATTCCGGCGGCGGAGAGTCGGACTACTTCGAATGCGTTCTCGAGACCTCCACAGACGGGCAGCGCGTCTACGAGGCCAACGTGTCCGTCATCACCGACGATACCGGCGAGTTTGCCGGCTCGACGGCGGTCATCCGCGACGTTACGTCGCGGAAGCAACGCGAACGCGAACTCGCGCAGTACGAACGAATTATCGAACTCGCACCGACCGCCCTCTTCATCCTCGACGCCGACGGGTCGATCGACTGGTGTAACGACGAGTTCGCCGACGCGTTCGCCGAGGAGAAGGCGGCGCTACTCGGAACGCCGTTCCCGGAACTCGTCGACCGCGGCTACTACGACGAGCAGGTGATGTCCAAGTACGCCGAGGAGGTACGGACACTCCTCTCCTCGACAAGCGACCGCGACCGAGCGAAGTATCAGATTCAGTTTTACTCGGCCGACGACACGGTGCTCGTTCACGACGTCCATACCAAGTTGCTCCCGCTCGAGGACGGGGAGTTCGCCGGGACGATCCACGCCATCCGCGACATCACCCGTCGGCGTCACTACCGGCGCGAACTCGAGCGGCAAAACGACCGGCTGGAGGAGTTCACCAGCCTCGTGAGCCACGACCTGCGGAACCCGCTGAACGTCGCCCAGGGACACCTCGAACTGCTCGACGAGCGGACCGACGGCCAACACGTCGACAAAATGCGGTGGTCGCTGTCGCGGATGGAGGAACTCGTCGACGGACTGCTCGAACTGGCCCGCCAGGGGAAGACGATCGGCGAGCAGGAGTGGCTCCCGCTCGCGTCGGCGGCTCGGGAAGCGTGGTCGACCGTCGATACCGGCGACGCTCGCCTCGAGATCGATACGGATATCGAGATCTACGGTGACGAAGCAAGGATTCGAACGCTGCTCGAGAACCTGTTTCGAAATGCCGTCGAGCATAGCTCGACGAACCCTGCTTCGCAGGCTCAGCAGAACCCCGTGGAACACAGTTCCACGAGCCCCGACTCGCAGGCTCGTCAGGACACCGTCGAGCATCGCTCGACAGGCGATCAACTCGATTCCCGCGCTGACGACACCGAGGAACACGAGACGGACGGCGACCATGATGGGGCCAACCCCATCGTCGTCACCGTCGGCTCGCTCGAGGCGGGCGATCACGCTGCCGGCAACGAGACGCGTCCGAACGGGTTCTACGTCGAGGATACGGGACCGGGACTGCCGGCCGATCGCGAATCGCTGTTCGAGTTCGGGTATACGACAGAGGCGGACGGAACCGGACTCGGACTGGCGATCGTCGACGGGATCGTGACGGCCCACGACTGGTCGATCACGGCTCGAGACGGGTCGTCCGGCGGCGCACGGTTCGAGATCGACAGCGTCAGAACTGCGACTGCCGACGCTGACGGCGGACTCGCGATCGATGGTGAAACCGAGACTGACGGCACTCCCTGA
- a CDS encoding DUF373 family protein, giving the protein MLLVLCVDLDDDLGRKTGFSTPVIGREPVEEAAVALATADPEDSDVNVIFQGLHVYDDLTERDESVEVAVVTGNDQGDVSANREVGDEVDTVLASLSTGEDVTALVVTDGAQDESVIPIIRSRVPIDGVRRVVVRQAQNLESMYYTIKQVLNDPETRGTVLIPLGILLLIYPLALIGTFLNLPGFVLGTTSALLGLYLISRGLGLGDRLDATVERARRSLYAGRTTLLAYIVAAALFVLGGVSGMDTLESVRRSTSGDLGVPVMLAALVYGSIHWFAAAGLTTSLGQITDEYIAGSLEWRYLNAPFYVLSIAVVLHAVSAFFLGDVEIAYLAAALTAGTLLGIVSTLTFAVAESRFSDSDREEGTRGAERV; this is encoded by the coding sequence ATGCTGCTGGTCCTCTGTGTCGACCTCGACGACGACCTCGGCCGCAAGACCGGTTTTTCGACGCCGGTCATCGGTCGCGAGCCCGTCGAGGAAGCGGCCGTCGCCCTCGCGACCGCCGACCCGGAGGATTCGGACGTCAACGTCATTTTTCAGGGGTTGCACGTCTACGACGACCTCACCGAGCGCGACGAGAGCGTCGAGGTCGCCGTCGTCACCGGTAACGACCAGGGCGACGTCAGCGCCAACCGCGAGGTCGGCGACGAGGTCGACACCGTCCTCGCGAGCCTCTCGACCGGCGAGGACGTCACCGCACTCGTGGTCACCGACGGGGCCCAGGACGAGTCCGTCATTCCGATCATCCGCTCGCGGGTCCCCATCGACGGCGTCCGGCGGGTCGTCGTTCGACAGGCGCAGAACTTAGAGTCGATGTACTACACGATCAAGCAAGTGCTGAACGACCCCGAAACGCGCGGAACGGTGCTCATTCCGCTGGGAATCCTGCTGTTGATCTATCCGCTCGCGCTGATCGGGACCTTCCTGAACCTGCCGGGGTTCGTGCTGGGGACGACGTCGGCGCTGCTCGGGCTCTATCTCATCTCGCGCGGGCTCGGTCTCGGCGACCGACTGGACGCGACCGTCGAACGCGCCCGCCGCTCGCTGTACGCCGGGCGGACGACTCTGTTGGCGTACATCGTTGCTGCTGCCCTGTTCGTTCTCGGCGGCGTCAGCGGCATGGACACGCTCGAGTCAGTCCGTCGATCGACATCCGGCGACCTCGGGGTCCCCGTTATGCTCGCCGCGCTCGTCTACGGCTCGATCCACTGGTTCGCCGCCGCGGGGCTGACCACCAGCCTCGGCCAGATCACCGACGAGTACATCGCGGGCTCGCTCGAGTGGCGATACCTCAACGCGCCGTTTTACGTGCTCTCGATCGCGGTCGTTCTCCACGCGGTGAGCGCGTTTTTCCTCGGCGACGTCGAAATAGCATATCTCGCGGCAGCGCTGACGGCGGGAACGCTCCTGGGAATCGTGAGCACGCTCACGTTCGCCGTCGCGGAATCGCGGTTTTCCGACTCGGACCGAGAGGAAGGGACGCGGGGAGCTGAGCGGGTCTAA
- a CDS encoding polyprenyl synthetase family protein, with product MELLERRRALIETRLVEVVEGVEPETLSEEVRHVALSGGKRVRPMVTLLACETVGGRAEDAVEFGVGIELVHTASLVIDDIIDRSELRRGTTSAWAEFGHGPAIITSDGLLGEAFALFSADPDATRVVADAMVELGVGEATELSAEPANEDEYMTLARRKTGALFRAAAELGAIAADSDPVTVDALGEYAERVGVAFQIRDDVLDAVADPEALGKPTGHDAALERPSVVQVTKLTPEEANDRARSEVDRAIEALDRVEVADPDARKYLLELAEFVVERER from the coding sequence ATGGAACTGCTGGAGCGCCGACGGGCGCTGATCGAGACGCGTCTCGTCGAGGTGGTCGAGGGGGTCGAACCCGAGACGCTCTCCGAGGAAGTTCGCCACGTCGCGCTCTCCGGGGGAAAGCGCGTCCGACCGATGGTGACACTGCTGGCCTGCGAAACCGTCGGCGGACGGGCCGAGGACGCCGTGGAGTTCGGCGTCGGGATCGAACTCGTTCACACGGCGTCGCTGGTCATCGACGACATCATCGATCGCTCCGAACTGCGACGTGGGACGACCAGCGCCTGGGCCGAGTTCGGCCACGGGCCGGCGATTATCACGAGCGACGGACTGCTGGGCGAAGCCTTCGCGCTCTTTTCCGCCGATCCGGACGCGACCCGGGTCGTCGCCGACGCGATGGTCGAACTCGGCGTTGGCGAGGCGACCGAACTGTCGGCCGAACCCGCGAACGAGGACGAGTACATGACCCTCGCTCGGCGCAAGACCGGCGCGCTATTTCGAGCCGCGGCGGAACTCGGCGCGATCGCCGCCGACTCCGACCCCGTTACCGTCGACGCGCTCGGCGAGTACGCCGAACGGGTCGGCGTCGCATTTCAGATCAGGGACGACGTGTTAGACGCCGTTGCCGATCCAGAAGCGCTGGGCAAACCGACCGGCCACGACGCCGCCCTCGAGCGGCCGTCGGTCGTCCAGGTGACCAAGCTCACGCCCGAGGAGGCGAACGATCGCGCCCGCAGCGAAGTCGACCGGGCGATCGAGGCCCTGGACCGGGTCGAGGTCGCCGATCCCGACGCGCGAAAGTACCTGCTCGAGCTGGCGGAGTTCGTCGTCGAGCGCGAGCGGTAA